Proteins encoded within one genomic window of Candidatus Neomarinimicrobiota bacterium:
- a CDS encoding NYN domain-containing protein produces the protein MGQHYILDGYNVIHAISKLMQALDVSAKEARRQLREHVHSYCNTGEITATIVYDSRTMPNMFDDYQDADQPHVVYVSNSSDADDFIIREAEKQANQNTTIVTRDNKVGQMASGAGCSVMTPREFFDFTEKRLGGRSGSRPRKYSDHKMSQDEIEQWKDLFKAEE, from the coding sequence ATGGGACAGCACTATATTTTAGACGGCTATAACGTCATTCATGCCATTTCAAAACTGATGCAGGCACTGGACGTCAGCGCCAAAGAAGCACGCCGGCAGCTGCGGGAACACGTCCACTCTTATTGCAACACCGGTGAGATTACCGCAACTATCGTGTACGATTCCCGGACTATGCCGAACATGTTCGACGATTATCAGGATGCGGATCAGCCGCATGTTGTTTACGTGAGTAACAGCAGCGATGCCGATGACTTTATTATCCGGGAGGCGGAGAAACAAGCCAACCAGAATACTACCATTGTTACCAGAGATAACAAGGTCGGCCAGATGGCCTCCGGCGCCGGCTGCTCGGTGATGACGCCGAGGGAGTTCTTTGACTTCACGGAGAAGCGACTCGGCGGGCGCAGCGGCTCACGGCCCCGCAAGTATTCCGATCACAAAATGTCCCAGGACGAAATTGAACAGTGGAAGGACCTGTTTAAGGCGGAGGAATGA
- a CDS encoding type III pantothenate kinase has product MLLAIDIGNTNSVFGIFSDGELLTHWRLTSAMTRTVDESWITVKLLCEEEGIRPDALDSVIIGSVVPNVTDVFATMGEKYLAIDPVIVDASLPLDLNILYEDPKQVGADRICNAIAGKALYDLPQVILDFGTATTFDVLNGNGDYMGGIIMPGFEISARDLFSKAARLFKVDLHFPEKVIGTNTEESMQSGILYGAVDSINGMIRRIRNSLGTDDMDVIVTGGIGKLLLPHIEDAREYNPDLTLYGLQLIYEQVG; this is encoded by the coding sequence ATGTTACTGGCCATTGATATCGGCAATACCAATTCGGTGTTCGGCATTTTCAGCGATGGAGAGCTGCTGACCCACTGGCGGCTGACCAGCGCTATGACGCGGACGGTGGACGAATCGTGGATCACCGTCAAACTACTCTGTGAAGAGGAAGGCATTCGTCCGGACGCACTGGATTCGGTGATCATCGGGTCGGTGGTCCCCAACGTGACAGATGTTTTCGCCACCATGGGGGAGAAATATCTTGCCATAGATCCTGTTATTGTGGACGCCTCGCTTCCTCTCGATCTGAATATCCTCTACGAGGATCCGAAGCAGGTCGGCGCGGATCGGATTTGCAACGCCATCGCCGGGAAAGCATTGTATGATCTGCCCCAGGTGATTCTGGATTTCGGTACCGCAACCACGTTCGATGTGCTCAACGGAAATGGCGACTACATGGGCGGCATCATTATGCCGGGATTTGAGATTTCCGCCCGGGATCTGTTTTCCAAGGCGGCCCGGTTGTTCAAAGTAGACCTACACTTCCCTGAGAAGGTCATCGGCACCAATACCGAGGAGAGCATGCAGTCCGGCATCCTCTACGGTGCTGTGGACTCCATCAACGGTATGATCAGGCGTATTCGGAATTCACTGGGAACCGATGATATGGATGTTATCGTCACCGGCGGTATCGGGAAACTTCTGCTGCCGCACATCGAAGATGCCCGGGAGTACAACCCGGATTTGACCCTATACGGCTTGCAATTAATTTATGAGCAGGTGGGGTAG
- a CDS encoding lamin tail domain-containing protein — MKRLLISAFIIGCSAVAFGQITISEVMFDPTGDESTDEFVELYNTADSAVSVYAWQLFVDGSPEMLNAPPWIAPLSTPSYLVINPHSFAIILDLDYWDGDQTYDSIIPDSVKVMTIDDTRFGVYGLSNSTGRELVLKDSMDAIVSEYTYTPENDEGYSDEKIVLGGANSPSNWEDSRQLNGTPGFTNSVSPRDYDLALTAPVIWSPMPARPDTSLDISIRVKNAGAKSADAARIILSGEDKLGVSQIPNLASGDSTLTKFTISLPSGIHALIAELDYPGDQDTSNNTITFTLPVRFPENSVVINEIMYDPISGNPEWLELLNTSPETISLLEWTFTDESNIRATIADDATMSPEQPLVLAESADLGNYDYSQNSVYIPEDFPNLNNGSDGLVIRDASGAVIDTVYYSGNWGGGDGVSLERRNPYLSGLNPGNWASASSGVEATPTTPNSVMADSVQVELKNLTMKPGLAEPGESLTITGTLCNTGLRSLTVNSVGVSDYTDSAFGDIDKLGSIATHAPLDVGDSTEFRFDLRFSTPGLRRVVLSCELSGGDEVTLTDTTIQVKYPEPVLRINEIMYTPDDGEPEWIEMVNVGDKPVNLAGWQVRDAAGNTAGYSLYDRRVSPGHYIVIAGDSTLTEYYLDLPDSLICPVSDFPTLNNSGDSMVIIPPAGKPHDALEYQSSWGGNAGESLERRNIYAPATDASNWRTSQSEDGATPGLPNSIAVPDLDAGIAGMTLSSAETVAVTVRNYGLRNLPDHTLSLYRDADEDSIADSNELIKEVAGANLSTGDSVTHRVVLPDELHGYHRFLAEIRLSGDENPGNNTAFTAGIFGYPPETVKINEIMYRPEPGEPEWVEVYVARDSVDLRGFRVCDAGSESRIPIHGKQLYHSGEYVVFASDSSVLQSYPRSDFSIEIPDEFPTLNNGIDSVTIRDGVHKIQEKVEYTSDWGGNGVSLERVNLFTEVQHSDNWGDSNDESGATPGRVNSIATLEYDLAIGSESLTPTTSLAPDKEWQLQSTIRNVGLNAADACTINFQIKSAVSPAQTGSRRIELHLAHGDSGVISLAMPALKSGTYTVLLELTFEQDSRETNNFAERVISVPFQESALLLTEFAPVPGEGWSEFVEIYNPGPDAIELSGWKLADNSAKAEIKGNYNLWSKEYAILTPDSSVFREFRLPDSSVYIVLDRWRSLNNGADEIRVIDPAGVTVDSLHYTPEWNIAAGKSLERRRYFTGFSPGASSNAGNWDVSTSASGGTPGFVSSVAISDSYQIRVERMDSVQSVPPLNGLNPEYLVVNTGLKTINTIDFQIGIDENDDLVLNPEEIQGDTSLASLAPGDTVTAWSSLIVPNLSGQRRLIGLFTFNGDTVRHISNLWIPYPRQSVILNEFLPDPSEIYPAEFVEVVNTGDDTISLGNWRLLVNERSAELDSGLSVLPEQYVVISEDSLSMDSGVLMAPADWANLSNDGGTIQLFDQYGNLMDSLAYDNRWDLQAGRSQERVHLENGEHSVSNWRTSVSPDGATPGVENSIYYHPDSLATGWTFTPPTFSPDGDGFDDLLQVTYRGELSLDYVTIRIFDTVGRNIRTLVRDTPAPVRQTWLWDGRDYDDRIAPIGIYIVHIEYKLSDGNVREKIETVVLAKRL; from the coding sequence GTGAAGAGATTGCTCATCTCTGCGTTCATAATAGGGTGTAGCGCCGTGGCGTTCGGACAAATCACCATCAGCGAGGTGATGTTTGATCCGACCGGCGATGAGTCCACCGATGAGTTCGTGGAACTCTACAATACGGCGGACTCGGCCGTCTCAGTGTACGCATGGCAGCTATTCGTGGATGGTTCGCCGGAGATGTTGAATGCTCCACCTTGGATTGCGCCACTCTCCACCCCCTCTTATCTAGTTATCAATCCGCACTCTTTTGCAATTATCCTGGACCTCGATTACTGGGACGGCGATCAAACCTACGATTCAATAATTCCGGATTCTGTCAAAGTGATGACCATCGACGACACCCGATTCGGTGTGTACGGGCTTTCCAATTCTACGGGCAGAGAGCTGGTACTAAAGGATTCCATGGATGCAATCGTTTCGGAATATACCTATACACCCGAAAATGACGAGGGATATTCAGATGAGAAAATCGTGCTCGGCGGCGCTAATTCTCCATCAAACTGGGAAGACAGCCGCCAACTCAACGGAACGCCGGGATTTACGAATTCAGTCAGTCCCAGGGATTACGACCTGGCGCTGACAGCTCCCGTCATATGGAGTCCGATGCCGGCGCGGCCAGATACATCTCTGGATATTTCCATCAGAGTGAAAAACGCCGGGGCGAAGTCCGCAGACGCAGCCAGGATTATTTTAAGTGGCGAGGATAAGCTCGGAGTATCTCAAATTCCGAATCTCGCTTCAGGGGATTCCACCCTGACCAAATTTACCATTTCCCTGCCCAGCGGTATCCATGCGTTGATAGCGGAACTGGACTATCCCGGCGATCAGGATACATCGAATAATACAATCACGTTTACCCTCCCGGTCAGATTCCCGGAAAATAGCGTCGTAATCAACGAAATCATGTACGATCCAATCAGCGGGAATCCCGAATGGCTTGAGTTACTCAATACATCCCCGGAAACTATTTCGCTGCTCGAATGGACATTCACAGATGAATCAAATATCCGGGCGACGATAGCGGACGATGCAACGATGTCACCTGAACAGCCTCTTGTTCTTGCCGAATCCGCCGATCTTGGGAATTACGACTATTCGCAAAACTCTGTGTATATCCCTGAAGATTTTCCGAACCTGAATAACGGCAGCGACGGCTTGGTCATCAGAGATGCTTCCGGTGCCGTCATCGATACGGTGTACTACTCCGGAAACTGGGGCGGTGGGGATGGAGTGAGTCTGGAACGGCGGAATCCCTATCTGTCCGGACTGAATCCGGGCAATTGGGCGAGCGCGAGTTCCGGGGTTGAAGCTACCCCGACGACTCCCAACTCCGTCATGGCGGATTCGGTGCAGGTCGAGTTGAAAAACCTGACGATGAAACCCGGCCTGGCTGAACCGGGGGAAAGCTTGACAATAACCGGAACACTCTGCAATACCGGACTTCGATCACTCACCGTCAACTCCGTCGGGGTCTCCGATTACACCGATTCCGCATTCGGCGATATCGATAAACTTGGCAGTATCGCGACCCACGCCCCGCTTGACGTCGGAGATTCCACGGAGTTCCGCTTCGATCTGAGATTCTCCACCCCCGGCTTGCGGCGTGTAGTATTGAGTTGTGAATTGTCCGGCGGGGACGAAGTCACCCTGACGGACACCACAATTCAAGTAAAGTATCCGGAGCCAGTGCTACGTATCAATGAAATTATGTATACCCCGGATGATGGCGAACCGGAGTGGATTGAAATGGTGAACGTCGGCGATAAGCCCGTGAATTTGGCGGGGTGGCAGGTGCGGGATGCCGCAGGCAATACCGCCGGATATTCCCTGTATGACAGACGCGTGAGTCCGGGCCATTACATCGTGATTGCCGGTGACAGCACGCTGACTGAATATTATCTGGATTTGCCGGATTCCCTCATCTGTCCGGTTTCTGATTTTCCCACACTGAATAACTCCGGCGATTCCATGGTGATCATCCCGCCTGCCGGAAAACCACACGACGCCCTGGAATATCAATCCTCCTGGGGCGGAAATGCCGGAGAATCTCTGGAGCGGCGGAATATTTACGCTCCGGCAACTGACGCCTCGAACTGGAGAACCAGCCAATCGGAGGATGGCGCCACACCGGGATTACCGAACAGTATCGCCGTACCGGATCTGGACGCCGGAATTGCCGGGATGACCCTCTCCTCTGCGGAAACTGTTGCAGTGACCGTTCGTAACTATGGACTCCGGAATTTGCCGGATCACACCCTTTCATTATACCGTGATGCAGACGAGGATTCGATAGCGGATTCCAACGAGCTTATCAAAGAGGTCGCTGGAGCCAATCTCTCAACCGGAGATTCCGTCACCCACCGGGTGGTTCTCCCGGACGAACTCCACGGCTACCACCGGTTTTTAGCGGAGATCCGGCTGTCCGGTGATGAGAATCCCGGGAACAACACCGCCTTCACCGCCGGGATATTCGGTTATCCGCCGGAAACGGTGAAAATCAACGAGATCATGTACCGGCCGGAACCGGGCGAGCCGGAATGGGTGGAAGTGTATGTTGCCAGAGATTCCGTGGACTTACGCGGTTTTCGTGTTTGTGATGCCGGGAGTGAATCCCGGATTCCGATTCACGGAAAGCAGCTCTATCATAGCGGGGAGTACGTTGTGTTTGCGAGTGACTCTTCGGTGCTGCAATCGTATCCTCGCAGTGATTTCTCAATCGAAATTCCAGATGAATTCCCGACACTCAACAACGGAATAGATTCTGTCACCATCAGGGACGGCGTCCATAAGATTCAGGAAAAAGTGGAATATACCTCAGATTGGGGCGGCAACGGCGTTTCGCTGGAACGAGTTAACCTGTTTACGGAGGTGCAGCACAGCGATAATTGGGGCGATTCCAATGATGAATCCGGCGCTACGCCCGGGCGGGTCAACAGTATCGCGACGCTGGAATATGATCTTGCCATAGGTTCGGAAAGTTTGACGCCGACTACATCATTGGCACCAGATAAAGAGTGGCAATTGCAAAGCACTATTCGAAATGTGGGATTGAATGCCGCAGATGCGTGTACCATTAATTTTCAGATTAAATCTGCCGTGTCCCCGGCGCAGACTGGCTCCAGACGGATTGAGTTACACCTCGCACACGGTGATTCGGGTGTGATATCGCTGGCGATGCCCGCATTGAAGAGCGGAACGTACACCGTATTATTGGAATTAACCTTCGAACAGGATAGCCGGGAGACCAATAATTTTGCCGAACGTGTAATCAGCGTTCCGTTTCAGGAATCAGCACTGCTATTGACAGAGTTCGCTCCGGTGCCCGGTGAAGGGTGGTCGGAATTCGTGGAGATATACAATCCGGGACCTGATGCTATTGAACTCTCCGGCTGGAAACTCGCAGACAACAGCGCTAAGGCAGAGATAAAAGGAAATTACAATCTCTGGTCAAAGGAATATGCGATCCTGACGCCGGACAGCTCGGTCTTCCGGGAGTTTCGGTTGCCGGATTCGTCAGTATATATCGTCTTGGATCGGTGGCGGAGCCTGAATAACGGTGCCGATGAAATCCGCGTGATTGATCCGGCCGGCGTGACCGTCGATTCCCTGCATTACACTCCGGAGTGGAACATCGCCGCCGGCAAATCGCTGGAACGACGGAGATATTTTACCGGATTTTCTCCGGGTGCCAGTTCGAACGCGGGAAATTGGGACGTCAGTACCTCGGCCTCAGGGGGAACCCCAGGATTCGTGAGTTCGGTGGCAATTTCGGATTCGTATCAAATCAGAGTTGAGCGGATGGACTCGGTGCAATCTGTACCGCCGCTGAATGGCCTGAATCCGGAATACCTGGTTGTTAATACCGGCCTGAAGACCATTAATACCATCGATTTTCAAATCGGGATCGATGAGAACGACGATTTAGTACTCAACCCGGAAGAGATCCAGGGCGATACGAGTCTTGCTTCCCTGGCGCCGGGAGACACGGTTACCGCATGGAGTTCGTTAATTGTTCCGAATCTATCGGGACAACGCCGGCTCATCGGACTGTTCACATTTAATGGTGATACCGTCAGGCACATCTCGAATCTCTGGATTCCGTATCCGCGGCAATCGGTCATATTGAATGAATTTTTACCCGATCCATCGGAAATATATCCTGCGGAGTTCGTGGAAGTAGTAAATACCGGAGACGATACTATTTCTCTGGGAAACTGGCGGTTACTTGTAAACGAACGTAGCGCGGAATTGGATTCCGGTCTCTCTGTGCTACCTGAACAATACGTGGTGATTTCAGAAGATTCACTCTCTATGGACTCTGGCGTTCTCATGGCGCCGGCAGACTGGGCGAATTTGTCCAATGATGGCGGGACAATTCAACTGTTCGATCAGTACGGAAACCTGATGGATTCCCTGGCCTATGACAATCGCTGGGATTTGCAGGCAGGCCGGTCTCAGGAGCGGGTGCATCTTGAGAATGGGGAACACTCGGTGTCGAATTGGCGGACGAGCGTAAGTCCGGACGGCGCGACACCCGGTGTAGAGAACAGCATCTATTACCATCCGGATTCGCTGGCGACCGGATGGACGTTCACGCCACCGACCTTTTCGCCAGATGGTGACGGATTCGATGATTTGTTACAGGTTACTTACCGTGGCGAATTGTCATTGGATTACGTGACCATCCGGATCTTTGATACCGTTGGTCGAAATATCCGGACGCTGGTTCGGGATACGCCTGCTCCGGTGCGGCAGACGTGGCTCTGGGACGGCCGTGATTACGATGATCGCATTGCGCCAATCGGTATCTACATTGTGCACATCGAGTACAAACTATCAGATGGGAACGTCCGGGAAAAGATCGAGACGGTGGTGCTGGCGAAGCGATTGTGA
- a CDS encoding PIN domain protein yields the protein MKFRIYTDTSVIGGCFDPEFAEWSNQLLDQFAAGEKILVLSDLTLRELELAPDFIMERLQDVPKQYTEYVDFTNEVKALAHQYVAEGVLGEKNIVDAQHIALATFQRVDVLTSWNFRHIVHFIKVRQFNAVNLKFGYPTIEIRSPQEVV from the coding sequence ATGAAGTTTCGAATCTATACAGATACATCAGTGATTGGAGGATGCTTCGACCCCGAATTTGCCGAGTGGTCGAATCAGTTACTCGACCAATTTGCCGCGGGCGAAAAAATTCTTGTCCTCTCTGATTTGACGTTACGTGAATTGGAGTTAGCGCCCGATTTTATTATGGAACGTTTGCAGGATGTACCAAAGCAGTATACCGAATATGTGGACTTCACGAATGAAGTGAAAGCCCTAGCACACCAATATGTTGCCGAAGGTGTCCTGGGCGAAAAAAATATCGTCGATGCGCAGCATATTGCCTTGGCGACTTTCCAGCGGGTAGATGTTTTGACGAGTTGGAACTTTCGACATATTGTGCACTTTATAAAGGTGCGACAGTTTAATGCGGTGAACCTGAAGTTTGGATATCCTACCATAGAAATTCGCTCACCCCAGGAGGTGGTATAA
- a CDS encoding DUF4198 domain-containing protein, producing the protein MQVSQRSLWRTPLTVWALILLPAMMLQAHKHWIYPKTPSPEPGQPMELVITSGHEFPGGDFLFQDRLFHTVLIKTPDDTILEPQVSEDGDHRIIRFIPETPGMYLARFVLKKPQMEEPLYWGQTVFTVGKKIADTLKVEFGSRLEIVLEFSESVPKTGNTIHLAISTDGQSADGTVAIMPEGKKTTYLTVAENRKAEYRLKYPGYYLLTTHLNGKTCSLTFRVTE; encoded by the coding sequence ATGCAAGTTTCCCAGAGAAGTCTTTGGCGAACACCGCTTACGGTATGGGCACTAATCTTGCTCCCAGCGATGATGCTCCAGGCGCACAAGCACTGGATTTATCCCAAAACGCCGTCGCCCGAACCGGGACAACCAATGGAACTTGTCATCACCAGCGGACACGAGTTTCCCGGCGGCGACTTTCTGTTTCAAGACAGGCTGTTCCACACCGTCCTAATAAAGACGCCGGACGACACTATTCTCGAGCCGCAGGTATCCGAAGACGGTGACCATCGAATCATCCGGTTCATTCCGGAAACGCCGGGAATGTATCTCGCCAGATTCGTCCTCAAGAAGCCGCAGATGGAGGAGCCACTCTACTGGGGACAAACGGTTTTTACCGTTGGCAAAAAGATTGCAGATACTTTGAAAGTGGAATTTGGCTCAAGACTTGAGATCGTGCTGGAATTTTCGGAATCCGTACCTAAAACCGGCAACACAATCCACTTGGCTATATCCACTGACGGTCAATCGGCTGACGGCACCGTTGCTATCATGCCCGAAGGAAAAAAGACTACTTATCTCACCGTTGCAGAAAATCGCAAAGCAGAATATCGACTGAAATATCCGGGTTACTACCTGCTTACCACCCACCTGAACGGAAAAACTTGTTCATTAACGTTCCGGGTCACAGAATAA
- a CDS encoding RNA methyltransferase, which produces MNSNQRQMGIMSKEDIVIHNQDREEPRGITHPIVIVLDRLRSAFNVGNIFRIADVCAAEKVITCGYTASPPHPKLEKTALGAEEFVENEHFETSLEAVVHLKAQGYQVIGIETVEGAPDIWDVELDFPVAFVFGNEALGVERETLEACDLIAKLPAFGRKNSLNVANCASTVLYRAIEVYTKNE; this is translated from the coding sequence ATGAACTCGAATCAGCGACAGATGGGTATCATGAGCAAGGAAGACATCGTTATCCACAACCAGGACCGGGAGGAGCCACGGGGGATTACGCATCCCATCGTCATCGTATTGGATCGGTTACGGAGCGCATTTAACGTGGGGAATATATTTCGGATTGCCGATGTCTGCGCTGCAGAGAAAGTGATTACCTGCGGCTATACTGCGTCGCCGCCGCACCCAAAATTGGAAAAGACTGCCCTGGGTGCTGAGGAATTCGTAGAAAATGAGCACTTCGAAACGAGTCTGGAAGCGGTAGTGCATTTGAAGGCGCAGGGATACCAGGTCATCGGGATTGAGACGGTGGAAGGTGCGCCGGATATTTGGGATGTGGAGTTGGATTTTCCGGTGGCGTTTGTATTCGGCAACGAGGCGCTCGGAGTAGAGCGCGAAACGCTGGAGGCGTGCGACCTTATCGCAAAGTTGCCGGCGTTCGGGCGAAAGAATTCGCTGAATGTGGCGAACTGTGCGTCAACGGTGCTGTACCGGGCGATTGAGGTGTATACGAAGAATGAGTAG
- a CDS encoding SDR family oxidoreductase, with amino-acid sequence MPQFDRVFIVGCGDIGKRVAAVWQDRSKDVLALARSPESAEKLESLGITSVHGDLDKPESLKDLPLSNALMYYLAPPPRDGVTDSRMAHFLNSVDDDNLPAQFIYMSTSGVYGDTGGQWVAEDAPLNPTSDRSRRRVDAEKQVREWCSVQGIPYNILRVPGIYGPGRLPIDKVKRGRPVLREEDSPHSNRIHADDLARICAQVATDGHPNEIYNVRGDEISTVTQYYYTLADLLGVERPPTITWEEAQEQYSPISLSFLKDSKRLDISKLQSHLDYQFLYPSLEEGLRATLREADIK; translated from the coding sequence ATGCCCCAATTTGATCGGGTTTTCATCGTTGGCTGCGGGGATATCGGAAAACGGGTCGCCGCAGTCTGGCAGGATCGCTCCAAAGATGTCCTAGCCCTGGCCCGCTCTCCAGAGAGTGCTGAGAAATTAGAATCGTTGGGAATCACTTCGGTCCACGGCGATCTGGATAAGCCGGAATCCCTCAAGGATTTACCTTTGAGCAATGCGCTCATGTATTACCTGGCACCGCCTCCCAGAGATGGAGTAACCGATTCGAGAATGGCGCATTTCCTCAACTCGGTCGACGATGACAATCTCCCGGCACAGTTCATCTATATGAGCACCAGCGGGGTCTACGGCGATACCGGTGGGCAATGGGTCGCCGAAGATGCGCCGCTGAATCCGACCTCCGACCGCTCCCGCCGGCGGGTTGACGCCGAGAAGCAGGTGCGGGAATGGTGTTCCGTTCAGGGGATACCATACAACATTCTCCGGGTGCCGGGGATCTACGGCCCTGGACGACTGCCCATCGACAAGGTGAAGCGGGGTCGCCCTGTACTTCGTGAAGAAGATTCACCGCACTCCAACCGGATCCACGCCGACGATCTGGCCCGGATTTGCGCACAGGTGGCCACTGACGGCCATCCCAACGAAATTTACAACGTCCGCGGCGATGAGATCAGCACTGTCACTCAGTACTATTATACGCTGGCGGATCTGCTGGGAGTGGAACGTCCGCCGACCATCACCTGGGAGGAGGCACAGGAGCAGTATAGTCCTATTTCTTTATCGTTCTTAAAAGACTCCAAACGATTGGACATCTCCAAACTACAGTCACACCTTGATTATCAATTCCTTTATCCATCTCTGGAAGAAGGTTTGCGGGCCACGCTCCGGGAGGCGGATATCAAATAA
- a CDS encoding NAAT family transporter has translation MTIYSAAILLFLVMDPLGNIPVFMSVLKDVEEKRRKWIILREAVIAFGVLCLFLVFGRPILNLLQISEPSLGIAGGVILFIISIKMIFPPQEGVFGASADREPLIVPLAIPLIAGPSAIATVMLFASRDPGRMFDWFLALFSAWVISTIILFSSGVLRHIFRRRGLAAIERLMGMILTAISIQMLLNGIEQFLAR, from the coding sequence ATGACAATTTATTCAGCTGCAATTCTGTTGTTTCTTGTGATGGATCCACTGGGGAATATTCCGGTATTCATGTCCGTACTCAAAGACGTGGAGGAAAAGCGCCGGAAGTGGATTATTCTGAGGGAAGCGGTTATCGCATTCGGCGTGCTTTGTCTGTTTCTGGTGTTCGGCCGGCCGATCCTGAATCTGCTTCAAATTTCCGAGCCATCCCTGGGGATTGCCGGTGGAGTCATTCTCTTCATTATCTCAATCAAGATGATTTTCCCGCCACAGGAAGGCGTATTCGGCGCCAGCGCGGATCGGGAGCCGCTCATCGTGCCCCTGGCCATCCCGCTGATTGCGGGACCGTCTGCTATCGCCACAGTGATGCTCTTCGCCTCCAGAGATCCCGGTCGAATGTTCGACTGGTTCCTGGCGCTGTTCTCTGCGTGGGTGATCAGCACCATCATTCTGTTCTCCTCCGGCGTCCTGCGGCACATCTTTCGCCGCCGCGGTCTGGCGGCTATCGAGCGCCTGATGGGGATGATCCTCACGGCGATCTCCATTCAGATGCTGCTGAACGGGATTGAGCAGTTTCTCGCGCGATAA
- a CDS encoding cysteine desulfurase, with protein sequence MRNRNENTIYADHSATTPVDSQVVDEMRRIMTNVWGNASSVHQIGRSAKVELEQARETIAGALNASRNEILFTSGATESDNFALRGLAQAFRNKGKHIITSKAEHHAVLHTCEALDKNGFSVTYLDVDKHVMVNPGDVEAVLTDETILISIMHANNEIGTINPIDEIGKIAQEHDIPFHTDAVQTFGKLPLDVSELPVDALSVSGHKIYGPKGIGFLYVNKNLDIIPQLTGGAQERNLRAGTENLPAIVGLAKAVELALESQNSETDRLRNLQKSLEIGLTEQIPGATVHGHPEKRIAGLTHIGFDGVDGESLVMNLDMRGIAVSSGSACSSGTVNPSHVLLAMGYEKDRAKSAIRISLGRSNTEEDIPVLIDAIREEVERIRTAGEQRNQKKEEIVHA encoded by the coding sequence ATGCGGAACCGAAACGAAAATACTATTTATGCTGATCACAGCGCCACAACGCCCGTGGATTCGCAGGTGGTTGATGAGATGCGGCGGATTATGACCAATGTTTGGGGGAACGCCAGCAGCGTCCACCAGATAGGTAGATCAGCCAAAGTGGAGCTGGAACAGGCCAGAGAGACGATCGCCGGTGCACTCAACGCCTCACGGAACGAGATTCTCTTCACCAGCGGTGCCACCGAGTCCGACAATTTTGCCCTGCGTGGGTTGGCTCAGGCATTTCGCAACAAGGGCAAACATATTATCACTTCGAAGGCGGAGCATCACGCAGTGCTCCATACCTGCGAGGCGCTGGATAAGAATGGATTTTCTGTGACCTATCTGGACGTGGACAAACACGTAATGGTCAATCCCGGTGATGTGGAGGCTGTCCTCACCGACGAGACGATCCTCATCAGCATCATGCATGCCAACAACGAGATCGGTACGATCAATCCCATAGATGAAATCGGAAAAATTGCTCAGGAGCACGATATTCCATTCCACACGGATGCGGTCCAGACCTTCGGAAAACTGCCATTGGATGTGAGTGAATTACCGGTGGATGCGCTTTCGGTCTCCGGACATAAAATTTATGGCCCCAAGGGCATCGGATTTCTGTACGTGAACAAGAATCTAGATATTATTCCCCAACTGACCGGCGGTGCCCAGGAACGGAACCTTCGGGCCGGCACCGAAAATTTACCGGCGATTGTGGGGTTGGCGAAGGCGGTTGAGCTCGCACTTGAGAGTCAAAATTCCGAAACCGATCGGTTACGGAACTTGCAGAAATCGCTGGAGATCGGATTGACTGAGCAAATCCCCGGGGCCACCGTTCACGGCCATCCGGAAAAGCGCATCGCCGGATTAACGCACATCGGATTCGATGGCGTTGATGGTGAATCGCTGGTGATGAACCTGGATATGCGCGGTATCGCCGTCTCCAGCGGATCGGCGTGCTCCTCCGGAACGGTGAATCCGTCTCACGTACTCCTGGCCATGGGCTACGAGAAAGACAGAGCCAAGAGTGCCATTCGCATCTCCCTGGGGAGAAGTAATACGGAGGAGGATATTCCGGTATTGATTGACGCAATCCGAGAAGAGGTCGAACGTATCCGAACCGCCGGAGAGCAACGGAACCAAAAGAAAGAAGAAATCGTACACGCTTGA